The window AAGAAAGCGGTAGAGGTTGCCAAAAAGGCTAAAGGAAAGGGCGCAAATATAGATTTTATCATGGATATAACCGGGTTAACCGAACAACAGATACGGGAGTTATGAAGATGAACCTGTTAATTCGGCAGGTCCGTGCGGAATACGAGATGCGTCAAAAGGCGTAGGATATCCGGAGCTATATCTTCTGCAAATCCGAGCGTGACGCAATGCCGGTTTTGTAGTAAATGCGGGAAAGGAGGTTCTCCACGGTGCGGGGGCTTATACCCAGGGCGGAGGCGATACGTTTGTTGCTCTGGCCATCCCTTAAGTGCCTGAGTATTTCCGCTTCCCGGTGGGTAAGAAGTTTTTGGGTTTCTGCGGCGTTTTTCAGCTTGGGTTCCACGGCCTTGTCTATGGAGACTTTACCCTGAAGCACCGCATGGAGGACGGCTTCGAGTTCTTCCTCGTTCCGGTATTTGCAGACATAACCCCGGACGCCGAAGCCCAGGGCGGCATTTGCGTGGGCGTAGTCATCAAACTGGGTGTACACAACTACGGGGGGCGTTTTGCCGAACCTTTCCCTC is drawn from Leadbettera azotonutricia ZAS-9 and contains these coding sequences:
- a CDS encoding LuxR C-terminal-related transcriptional regulator → MNSIVILEDHPVMRKGLAAWFAGTGHWQVLGIAADLAEARDLFSEMAALPDILLLDIQLSPHDGKTEDAMGLDLIPWVRERFGKTPPVVVYTQFDDYAHANAALGFGVRGYVCKYRNEEELEAVLHAVLQGKVSIDKAVEPKLKNAAETQKLLTHREAEILRHLRDGQSNKRIASALGISPRTVENLLSRIYYKTGIASRSDLQKI